The DNA region GTATCTGATTGAATCTGAAAAGCCGTGAATAATACACAGCTCATCATCGTCGGCTTAAGAAAGTCTCACCCGAGCATCAAAGCTAAACCAGATGTAGCCGAATGGAAACGGAGAGGATCAATAGTTGCATCCAAACTAAACCAATAAGAATTAAGACGGAAAAGTCTCTTATTGTGGGTTCAGATCTATATTCTGTCATTTCACTCACCGGTTAATCAATCGATCGCTTCGGATACATCTTCCtgtgcattggggggggggggggcaattccTCGATCAATAAATAACGTGGAAGATGGCCGGGTTTGAACCTTTGTCCTCACTGTCCATATTGGATTCCAATATGTTTCACCTTTTTTAAggatccgatcacgtgatcggttGAGCATAAACTCCTCAACGTGAcgtcaggagaggaggaaaagttCAGCGCGCAGAGCGAGGTGAAAGGTCAAACCGGATCCGGAACCCCTCTGGATGCTGCTTGTCCGGCGACCGGGTGCTAAACGGCGTGCCCACTTATTGGCGGCCTCTGGTTGTTGGCTCGTCCGTCATCCTGACTGGGTTCATTACCGACGCCCTGCGCTCGCCGGATGCTCTCAATTATTCATGCTTTTCATAATCGAGAATCATATTCCtacggagacggagacgtcAAAAGGGTTGCCCTCAAACACGCCGCGGTGGAGGACGTTCATCCAATCGGTCCAAGTCTGTGTGAGCCGTTTTTAAACATGCAAAAGAGGAGAGGATCAAACCTCGTCTGTGatgtctcctcctttcctctcctcctctcctctcctctcctctcctctcctttcctctcctctcctctcctctcctcctctcctcctccaccgctcTCTGCAGTTTGTCTTCCTCCTTCAGGATGGACAGATTCAAGGTTTGACTCGCTTTTCGGTCTGAAATGAAGACGAGCACTCAATGAGAAGAAAGTAAGGGACGGATCCGGATCTGGTCTGTCCACATGGTGCCAACATGGTACCAGGTTTGGgctgtgatgccccccccccccccacacacacacacacacacacaccgcgcGTTATTCTCCTCATCCTGACTCCTAAAATGTGGAACTCTCTCTGACTTCAAGGGTAATAAAAGAATTTGAGCCCCACTAGTTCCGTCCTCGGACTTGTTGCGTTCCTGCAGTATGAAAACGATGCTGcgctgcctgggggggggggggggggggggttagtttcaTGAGGACAACGCATGGGGCATCGTCACCGACGCGCCGGGCTGGAGGAGGGCGCGCGCCGCGGGTGGACGCGCTCGGGAGGACCGTGACAAACTAACAACAGGACGCAGAGACGGAGCTTCTTCGTGTGGCTGAGTCGCTTCGAGGTAATCAATAACCTGTAAATAGCCGCCAAAGACTCAATCAGGGGGCGGAGCTGCCTCCCCGCTCATCAAGGGGGGCTGGCTGTGAACCCATGCCGACATCCAGCCGGGATCTGTCTTTACgcacgcagcgcagcgcagcgcgcGCCGCCTGGATGGAGCCGCTGAACGCCAGCAGCGGGATGGACGCGCACGCGGGGATCCACGTGAACTCCTCCCGGTACTCCGCGGCGGAGACCGCCGGCGTCGCCGCGCTGGTGACGGTCCTCGTCCTGTTCACGGTGGTCGGGAACGTCCTGGTGGTGATCGCGGTGCTGACCAGCCGGGCGCTCGGAGCCCCGCAGAACCTCTTCCTGGTGTCGCTGGCCACCGCGGACGTGCTGGTCGCCACCCTGGTGATGCCCTTCTCTCTGGCCAACGAGCTCATGGGCTACTGGTACTTCGGGACGGTTTGGTGCGGCGTCTACCTGGCCTTGGACGTGCTGTTCTGCACCTCGTCTATCGTTCACCTGTGCGCCATCAGCCTGGACCGGTACTGGTCCGTTACGCAGGCGGTGGAGTACAACCTGAAGCGGACTCCCAAGCGGGTCAAGCGCATCATCCTCGTCGTGTGGCTGGTCTCTGCCTTCATCTCGTCTCCGCCTCTGGCGTCCATcgacggcgacggcggcggCTCGCAGCCTCAGTGCGAGCTGAACGACGAGACCTGGtacatcctctcctccagcatcGCCTCCTTCTTCGCGCCGTGTTTAATCATGATCCTGGTCTACGTCCGGATATACCAGGTGGCCAAAACCAGAACCAGGAGCATGTCGGGGAAGAATCCGAGGCGGGAGGGCGTCACGCAAACTGAGAACGGACTCAGCAACGCCACCTCTCCGTGCCCGCCGACGCCCAGCCAACGCACCGTCACCACCGCGCAGCAGACCGAGGACGCCGAGTTGGAGGAGAGCTCCTCGTCGGAGGGCAAAGGTCACAGGGCCCGGCGGCCGGATCCCGAGGGAGCAAAGAGGACCGTCCACAAGAAATACTCCCTCTCCAGGCACGCCGCTCGCATCTCCAGGGTCAGCAGCAAATCCGTAGACCTGTTCGCTTCCAGGAGGAAGCGGCGCCGGAGCTCCATAGTCCGGAAGAAGATCTCCCAGGCGCGGGAGAAGAGGTTCAcgttcgtcctggccgtggtcATGGGGGTGTTCGTGGTGTGCTGGTTCCCGTTCTTCTTCAGCTACAGCTTGCGCGCCGTGTGCAGGGACTCCTGCAGGATCCCGCAGCCCCTCTTTAAGTTCTTCTTCTGGAT from Brachionichthys hirsutus isolate HB-005 chromosome 23, CSIRO-AGI_Bhir_v1, whole genome shotgun sequence includes:
- the LOC137911683 gene encoding alpha-2 adrenergic receptor-like, which encodes MEPLNASSGMDAHAGIHVNSSRYSAAETAGVAALVTVLVLFTVVGNVLVVIAVLTSRALGAPQNLFLVSLATADVLVATLVMPFSLANELMGYWYFGTVWCGVYLALDVLFCTSSIVHLCAISLDRYWSVTQAVEYNLKRTPKRVKRIILVVWLVSAFISSPPLASIDGDGGGSQPQCELNDETWYILSSSIASFFAPCLIMILVYVRIYQVAKTRTRSMSGKNPRREGVTQTENGLSNATSPCPPTPSQRTVTTAQQTEDAELEESSSSEGKGHRARRPDPEGAKRTVHKKYSLSRHAARISRVSSKSVDLFASRRKRRRSSIVRKKISQAREKRFTFVLAVVMGVFVVCWFPFFFSYSLRAVCRDSCRIPQPLFKFFFWIGYCNSSLNPAIYTIFNRDFRRAFQKILCKSWKSSFKA